The following is a genomic window from Polaribacter atrinae.
TTTTTCTAAAGAACAATAAAATACAAGCAAATACAGAAGAAAAAACGGCAATAGCAAAAGCAGCCATTACCCAAGAAGGTATATTATAAATAACTTCTAATTGCGCTTCGGTATACATTAATTTAAAACGTTCCGTTTGATAAGCCTGATTTATGTAACCATCTACACCCATAGCATTCCAGATGAATCCAATAACTGCAACGATCCAAAAAGCTTTACTTGGTTTGTTTGGGTTTTGTGACATATGTTTTTTTTTGTAGTTTGAATCAATTTACTAAAAGTACAAAAAAAAAGGTAGAGTGTTTGTCTGTAAAGTTTTATTCATGAATAGAAATAACAGTAGCCTTAAATAAACTAGCTTTGGTTTTAAAGAAGTCATTTTCTAAATCAATAGCCTTTAATTTGGCTTCTATCAATTTAACTTCTCTATAATTAACTAAGAAGAGAGAGCTTTCGCCTAAGAAAAACTTTCGATCTTTTGCTTTTAACAAGGTTCCATAATCTTTAACAATATCTGTAGTTAAACGATTTTGTATAGTATAAGAAGCTAATTCTTGCTCAATAGCTGTTACCTTATTTTTAATGGCAACTTTTGCAATTTCGTTTTCTAATTTTTTGTCTTGCAACTTAATTTTTGAGAGTTTAAAATCACCTCTTTCTTTTCTTAAAAATAAAGGAACTTTAAAATTAATGCCTGCTTTATAATTTTGAGTATTTAAGGTGTTTATTTGATTTCCGTTCTCAGTTAAAAAGTTGTATTGAACATCTAATTTAGGAAGTAAATTGTTCAACTTTAAATTTTTATCAATATTTAAACTCTTTATTTTATATTCTAAAGATTTAATTTTAGGGTGATTATTAATGTCAAAATTAGCGTTATTAAACAAAGCAATGTTAAAAGTAACATCTACATTGTTTATGGTATTTGTATCAAGAATAATATGCTCTTGTAGTTCTATAGGTGTATTGTCATTCAACCATAAAAAGTTAGACAATTCTAACGAAGATTTTACTAATTTAATTCTAGATTTTTCTAAATTTAACTTTCTTGTTTTTAATGTAATTCCTGCTTCGGTTGTATCTATAGCTGGTTTTTCGCCCTCTAAATAAGCTCTTTTAGTAGCTTTAAATCGTGTTTCTGCATTTGTTAAAAATTCTTTATAAACATTATTTTGATGATATGTTTTTAACCAATTAAAATAAGACAAAGCTGCGTTGTATAAAATATCATTCACTAAAATTTGTTGGTCTTCTTTGGCTTGATTTAAAAAGAATTTAGCTTGTTTTAAAGAAGCCATTCTTTTGTTGATAAGCAATCCGTTTCATAAAGAAACAGAAACACCTGCACTATACAAACCATCTTCTGGAACCGTATTTTCTGGATTTAAGTAATAACCATCATTATTTTCAAAATTGGCTTTAAATTCAATTCCGTAATAAGTAGGAATTTTAAAAGCCGCATTTAGTTTATTATAATATTCTTTTTCTTTAAACTGTTTTTTATTAAAATCTACTTCAATTTTAGGGTCGAAAGCACCTCTAGCTTTTAGTAATTTTGCTTCACTTTCATTAATAACAAGATTTGCTTGTTTTACAATAGGATGATAGTTCTTTACGTAGCTTAAGTATTCGGATAGTGTCATTACAGAGGCTACCTTTTCTTGTGCAAAATATGTTGATGTAAATGATAAAAGGAATATTAAAAGATATTTTTTCATATTTATATTTCAATAATAAAATTGATATTATTTTTTCTTTGTATCATTTTTTGTTCCTTCTGGCTGATAGTAGTTAGGAGGGAAGCTGTTAAGTTGTCTCCACATTTCAAAATAAATAGGTACGTCTTCTAAAAGTGCAATTGTTTTTGCGCCAGAGCCGATTCTAATACCTTCAGGCCAATTATAATCTGTAGTATCTGGTGCAATTAAAACTCTGTATTTACCATTGGTACTTATAAAGTTTTCGATAGCAATAACAGTGGCACCATAGGTTCCGTAAGAAGCATTAGGCCAACCACTAAATACAATTGCAGGCCAACCATCAAACTGAACACGCATTTTATCACCAATGTGTAATAGCGGTAAATCAATTGGTCTCACAAAAGTTTCTACTGCTAAATCATATTTCTCCGGCATAATACCTACCAAGTCTTCTCCTTCTTTAAACGTTCCTCCAATTCCGCCTTTAATAGCTTTGTTTATATATCCATTTTGTGGTGCAGTAATGTATAATAAACTATTTCTAACGCTGTAGTTGCTTTGGCTATTTTCTAATTTAGAAACTTGTGCTTCTGCATCAAAACCACTAGATTGTGCTGTGTACATATCACTTTGTGATTTAGAAATTTTATCGGTGTACGTCGCGTTTATTCGAGAAAGCTCTAGTTGTGCATTTAAAATATTATTTCTACTTGCTAATAATTTATTTTCTTGAGAAATTAATTTTGCTTGTGTAGCTTGTAATTTTAACCTTTTCTCTTCTACATCTTTCACAGCTTTTAAGCCTTCACTTTGTAAGGTTTGTGTACGATTGTATTGTTTTTCTGCAATTAAGGTATTTGTTTTGGCTGCTTCAAAATCAATACTATCACTTTTTACTTTTAATTTAGATTGCAGTAATTTATTTTTTGTTTGAGCTATTTTTAGGCGTTGCTCTTGTTTTAAAGCATTTACTTGTCTTTGTAAAGCAGCTACTTTTCCTTGATATGCATCTACGGAAGACGTTTATGCATTAATTTGATCGCTTGTTCTTTCAATTAAACGTTGGTCAAAATAATCGCTTTTTACTTCAGAAATTCTTAAAATAGTATCTCCATTTTTTACAAAATCTCCTTCAGTTACAAACCATTCTTCAATTCTTCCAGGAATTTGAGATTGAATGGTTTGTGGTCTTTGGTTAGGAGTTAGTGTGGTTACTAATCCTTGACCAGATATATTTTGTGTCCAGGGTAAAAAGAGGGCTACAAGGGCGATACAAGCAAAAACCAAAAGAAATTTGTTAAAAGCTTTGTAGTACTCTTTTGTGAAAATAATTTTACCCGATTTAAAATCATTTAAATCCACATTTTTGTGTACTTGGTTGTTAGATATGTTTAACATTGCTCCTTAATTTATTGATTTAATTTCACCTTTTTCTAATATAATTGTTTCCTTAGATTGAGTTCTCCAACTCTTTTTACTGCTAGCTACAATTAAAGCCCATGGTCTTTTGGCATCTGTTAAATAATTAATAATGCGTACAGTTTCTTCTAAATTAAATTGATCTAAAGGGTCTTCTAAAATCATTATTTTAGGTTTCTTGATAATTGCTCTAGCTAAAATCAATTTTTTTGCAATTGTGTAAGACATTTGCTTTCCTTCTGGGTATAAAACAGTTTCTAATCCCTTAGGTTGTTCTTTTAAAAATTGTGTTAGACCAACAATTTCTAAAGCTTCATAAATAGTTTCATCTTTAATTTCTTTATTACCAAAAACTAAATTATTTTTGATGCTACCTTCAAATGGAGTTTCATCTGATAGTGATAAGCCAAGTTGAGATCGATAATGGTTTAGGTGTAAGCTACTTAAAGATAGGTTGTTGATGTATATATTTCCAGAAATTGGTTCTATAATACCTGCTATTAAATGTAATAATGTAGATTTTCCGGCACCACTTTCTCCCATAATTAAAATTCTACTTTTAGGGTTTAGAGTAAAAGAAACATTCTTTATAATGTGTTTCTCTCTATTTTCGACACCAAAAGAAACACCTTCTAGCTCTACGGTTAAACCATCTTTAAATAACGGTTTGTCTCCTTCTTGAGCTTCTAATTCTTTATCTACAACTTGTCCTATTTTTTCTATGGATGTTAGCACGTCATAAAAAGACTCTAAACCTATAATTAGTTTTTCTACAGATTGTATCACTAAAAGAATAATAATTTCTGCGGCTACAAATTGCCCAATATTCATTTCTTGATTTAAAACTAAAGCACCACCAATTAACAGTAAACTTGCAGTTACAATTACTTTAAAGCCTATCATTTGAATAAATTGGAGCATCAATATTTTAAAATGATTTTCTCTTGCTTCTAGATAATTACTAACCAAATCATCATTTTTTTGAAGTGCTAAATTAGTGTTACCAGATAATTTAAAACTAACTAAAGCTCTTGCAACTTCTTGTATCCAATGTGCTACTTTGTATTTCTTTTTAGATTCTATAAGACTAGTTTCTAATCCTTTTTGAGCAGTAAACTTAAATACGATATAAATTAAAAGCAATAAAAGAATACCAAAAACGATAAAAAATGGGTGATAAAATGATAGTAAAATCAATGCAAATATAATTTGCAATAATGCGGTTGGTACATCTATTAATATTTTAGACAATCCTTTCTGAATGGTTAAAGTATCAAAAAAACGATTGGCTAGTTCTGGTGGATAATCATTGCGAAGCTCATTCATTTTTATTTTAGGAAAACGATAACTCAACTCAAAAGAAGCTCTTGTAAAAATTCTTTGCTGTATGGTTTCTATAATTCGTAACTGCATTAATTGCAGTGCGCCCGAAAAAATGACACCAATGGTTACTAGAATAACTAAAACAATCCAAGAAGTGGAGAGTTGTGCACCTTGAATTAAGTTTATAATTGCTTGTATTCCTAAAGGGAGAGATAGTGCTACAAGACCACCAAAGACCGCGTAGTAAAATATTTGTAAGATGTCTCTTTTCTCTAATTTTAAAACTCCAACAAATCTTTGCCACGGGGTTAATTGTTTACTTTCCATATTTATTTGATTGTAGCTTTAACTAAATGAATAAAAAAATGAGTAGGTGTTTCTGCTGTTTTATAGTTTGTAATTACAGGGAAATGATCTTTAAGATAATGTTGATGTAAGCTGCCTACTACAATGGTACTTGCCAAACTTAGTGCAAACGGATATTTTTTATTTACCTCTAGTATCATGTTACTTATTCTAGTGATTACTCTTTTGTAGACCTCAAAATATCCCTCTTTATTATCAGAATCTACTTCTTTGGTTAAAAAGGACTTTGAACTCTCATTGATAATTATTTTATACAAAAGTGATTTGTTTATATGTGAAAAATTATCATCTTCTTTAGCGGTTCTTGTTACTACATCTATCGCTTTTTCTAATTTTTCATCAGAGTTAGAAATACTAAAAGTTTCAATAACCAATTGATATTCTATCCATGCCCAATACCAAGAGGAAAGATATAAAAGTAATTTATGTTTGCTCTCAAAATATCTGTAAATAGAACTTTCGTTAGAGCTTATTTTTGCGCCTAATTTTTTAAAAGTAAAAGCTTTAAAACCAATTTCATCGATCAAAAGAATACCGTGTTCTATGATTTTTTTTCCTAAAACAGAGGTTTCTGGATCTTTGATAAATATTTTATCTGGTACAGAGATCTTTAACACAGACAATAAGTTTTTCATAATTTATATTTTACAATACAAATATAATAGTAATACTATTATTAAAGTGTATTTTACTATTTGTTTGCGTTTTTTTAACATATAAAAACTTACATATATTTCATGAAAAAACCTTCCGTAAAACGGAAGGCTAACATTAAACACTCAACTAAAAAAGCTTGAATACTTATTTTTTTTAGTTCTTATATAAAAATACTGCAGAAGCAGCGGCTAAATCACTATTGTAAACAGGAGTTAAATTCCCGCCACTGTTAATATTGTTAAAAGCAAGAATTCTTCCTCCGCCATTACCAGCTTCAGCAATAAAAACTGTTTTAGTTTCACCATCATAAGCAACATCTACAGGATTCCCCATTAATGTATTTGTACCAGAAACTCTTGTTTGTTCTGTAATTGCTAAGGTACTTTCGTTAGTTGTACCACTAAATTTACTGGTAAAGTTTTCTATTACTTGAAAACCACCATCATCTTGTCCGTTAGCAGCATCTCCAATATCTGTTAGAACCATTGTGTCTGTAGCAGCATCGTATGTTAGTCCGTGTGTTCTTACAATTCCTTCGATAGCAATTTGTTTAGTAGCGTCTACTGTTGTTGTAGAAGTGTTGTTTAAAAAATTAGAAAAAACAGCTAATTCATTTGTGGTATCTGCAATTGCATAAAGATCATTGCCAATAAATATAATACCCCAAAGTTTAAAGTTTGTTGTAATTGTATTTCTTAATGTAAATTGATCTCCGTTTTTAGTGTAGATAAAAAGTTTTCCATCTTTTGTGTCTGTATTACCATCTGCATCAGCATTATCTGCTACTACATAGAAATTTTCATTTACAGCCAATTCTCTTGGGCTTGCCATGTCTAAGCTTCCTGTTACATTTGCAGTTATATTGGTAGAAATAATAGAGGTACTTGCAGTTATACCTGTATAGCCTTCTAGCCCAAAGGTACTTCTAGAAGATTGTACTACTAAATCTTCATCTCCATTATAATAAATACCATCTGCAGCGGTAGAAGAGGTTGTTAATGTAGACTTAGTTACTGCATTTAGGTTGTTTACATTGTAGATGTTTACATTTCCATCAGAATTATTAGATGTAAATAAAAGGTTGGTGCTTAATAACGTTGTAACTTCGTTATCATTGTTTGAGCAAGATGATAGACCAATAGCGGCTACACACAGAATTGCAAGGGTTTTGATTGTTTTCATAATTTAATAAATTTTAGTTTTCAGAGGTATATACGTAGAAGTAGCACTGTTGGTTTTATGAAAATCCATTTTTTTTATTAAATTTTATTTTTTATAAAAAAAAATGTTAAATGTCTATCAATTTTGAAAACTTTTAAATTTATCGTATCTTTGCAGGCATAAGAAAAAATACACTCCTCTAAATACACTAGTTAGCATTAGTTTGATTTCGAATTTCCAGTTAGGTATTTTATCTTTTCAGAAATATTAATTTAAAAAACTCTTATATTTTTAATGGCAAAATCGCAGCAAACCTTTAGTAAAAGTGAAAAAGAAAAAAAACGTTTAAAAAAACGTTTAGATAAGCAAAAGAAAATGGACGCTAGAAAAGCGGAGAAAGATGAAAATGGATCAACAGGTATCCAATTTGCTTATGTGGATCATAATGGAAACTTAACAGATACTCCGCCGGATCCAGAATTGAAAGTAGAATATGAATTGGAAGACATTCAGATTTCAGTAACCAAAAAAGAAGATTTACCAGAAGAAGATCCTGTAAGAAAAGGAAAAGTTTCTTTCTTTGATTCTTCTAAAGGTTTTGGTTTTATTATAGACTTAGAAAATAACGAAAAATATTTTACACACGTAAGTGGTTTAATAGATGAAATTGCAGAAAACGATAAAGTTTCTTTCGAATTAGAGAGAGGAATGCGTGGTATGAATGCAGTTAAGGTTAAGAAAGTCTAAGGCTTTACTAACATAACAAAAAAATGAATCCTTCTGTATAGAAGGATTTTTTTTTTACAATTTATTAAGAATTATGTTGATCAATAATAAGATTGATACTTATAATAAAATATCTGAATACAATGATATTAAGATAGAGAAGTTTGATGTAACCAAGCGTTATACAAAACCACATAAGCACAATAAATATTTAGAAATTGTCTTTTTTATAAAAGGTACTGGTTTTCATCACGTAGATTTAAAGAGTTACAAAATAAAACCATCTACCGTTTTTGTCATTAAAAAAGATGAAGTACATCATTGGGAAATTACCACCAAGCCAAAAGGGTATGTAATTATTATAAAAGAAGCTTTTCTACAAAAAACGTTAGATAAGTTTATCAATCACCAGTTGTTAAAACTGCAGCATACTTCAAAAATAAAAACAACTAAAAAGGATGCTTCTTTAAAAGCTCTTTTTAAATCATTGGTGTGGGAAAAGCAACAAGATGTTATAAATAGAGAAGCCGTTGAAGGCGGATTGAAAGCTTTATTTTCTAAATTAGTAGATTACGCTCCTCTAAATAAGGTAGAAAGTACAGATTTAGTATTGCTTTTTACAGATGTTTTGTCTCGCAGATTAAAAAATAATGTAAATTTTTATGCAGAACACCTGAATACAACTCCTCAAAATTTAAATGCAATTTGTAGAAAAGAATATGGCAAATCTGCTTCAGATATAATTGCAGATCATATTATAAAAGAAGTTCAAAGACGCTTGTTGTATACCAATGAAACAATTAGTGATGTTGCTTATAGTTTAGGTTTTAAAGACTCTTCTCATTTTACAAAATATTTTAAGCGCTACACAGGTGAAACACCTAAACAGTTTAAGAAATTAAAGAAAACTATTTAGACCATAAAATTTTCAAATAGACCATTTTAAAACTAAATTCTGAAGTATTTTTGTCAGAAGTTAAAATGGATGCTTTTAAATTTTCTTTATGTCTGTAAAAAAAATCTATATATCTTTTTTATACTTATAGTCTAACCGCTTAATATAATAATTTAACCAACTTAACTTAGAAAAACGTATTTCAATGAACTTAAAAAAATGGACCTTTTTGCTACTGACACTAATTATCAGTCAGATGGCAACTGCGCAGTTAACAGGTAAAGTTATAGATGCTGAGGATAATTACCCGTTAGAATATGCAACCGTAGCGCTGTATGAAACCAATAATAAAACACTTGTAACAGGTGTTGTTACAGATAGTAACGGAACGTTTTCTATTGCTTCAATAAAACCGGGGAGTTACTATTTAGAAGCTTCTTTTTTAGGGTATAAAGTACATACAATAGCTTCTTTTGTTTACGAAAATAGAAACGAGAAAAAAGATCTTTGAACGATAAAATTAATTTTAGGTTCTGGTAATCAATTAAACGAAGTTGTTGTAAAATCAGAAAAAAGTACTGTTGTTCATAAAATAGACAGACAGGTTTTTAATACTAAGAAATACCAAAGTACAGTTGGTGGAAATGCCGTAGATGTTGTTAAAAATTTACCTTCTATTACTGTAGATGGTTTAGGAGATATCAGCGTAAGAGGAAGTAAAGGTTTTACAGTTTTAATCAACGGAAAACCAACACAAGGTGATGCAAGTACCATTTTAGCGCAATTACCTGCAAATGCTTTAGAAAGTGTTGAGTTAATTACGGCACCTTCTGCAAAATATGATCCGGAAGGAAAAGGTGGAATCTTAAACATCATCACTAAAAAAGCAGCTATTAACGGAACGTTTGCGCAAGTAAATGTACGTGGTGGATTTCCTTCGATATAAGAATATGACACAAAGGTAGCTGCAGAGAGATATGGAATTGATGCAACTGTAAATAAAAGAACCGACAATTGGAATATTTCTGTAGGTGCTAGTTATCAAAGAAATGATAAAACAGGTAGAAGAGAAGGAGAAATGTTTATAGTGAATGCCTTAGAAAACAAAACAACTTTTTTACCTTCGGATGGAGAGCGTAGTTTTGATGAAATTACTTATAACGGACGTTTTAATGTAGATTATACTCCAAATAAATCTAATACATATTCTATAGGATTTTTTGCAGGAAAACGTACAAAAGAACGTTTAGCAGATATTGTATATTATGACAATCATTCAATTTCTCCAATTGGTGGTAATGATAGAGATTATACATTTGCATATTACAACCATAATTTAAGAATTAGAAAAGGAGATTTTGCTTTAGGTAGTTTTGATTATGCACATAAGTTTGATAATAATTCTAAAATTTCTACATCAATTTTATATGAATATACTTTTTTAGGAGGACCTACAGAGAATGATAATTTAGGGCATCCTGATAATACTATTGTATATCAACAAGAATACAACACCAATGACAATCCTTTATACGGAACACGTTTTAACTTAGACTATCAATGGAAACCTTTTTCTTTTGGTACTTTAGAAACAGGATATCAATTTAGAGATTTAGACCATACAGGTAAGTTTGTGTATGAAAGAGATGGTCTTTTGGTTCCTGAGTTTTCTAGTGATGTTAGCCTTAAAAGAACCATTCATTCTGGGTATGCACAAGTAACCGATTCTAAAAGTAAATGGGAGTATGCTGCTGGAGTTCGTTTAGAGTCTATGGATAGAGTGTATAAAGAGGCTTTACAGAGTGAGGTTTTAGAAAATACTTATAACTACGATTTTGTTAAGTTATTTCCGTCTGCATCTTTACAGTATAAAGTCAATGAGAATACGAATATAAAAACAGCGTATAGTAAAAGAGTAGAAAGAACCACTACGTTTAAGATGAATAGTTTTGCAGAGCGTGAGCATTCTGAGGTTTTTGAACAAGGGGACAATACTTTATTACCAGAGTTTATAGATTTGGTAGAATTAGGGATTACTAAAAATTTAAAAGGTGGAAACGCAATATATGCAACTGCTTATTTTAGACATGTAGATAATGTAATTAATCGTGTAAATACTTTAGCATACGAATCTAATGGCGCTGTTTTAGATAGTATTATTAATAGAGTATACTCTAATGTTGGTAAAAGTAATGCAATTGGTTTAGAAGTTGGAGCAACGATTAAGCCAACTCAAAACTGGACGAATTCTATTGGTGCTAATGTGTATAATTATGCTATTGATGGTGTTTTAAATTTTAAGCACAGAGATGGAGTTGATAGAAATTATACGATAGATTCTAAATCAACTATTTATTCTTTTAACTTAAATTCTACGTATAATTTCTGGGAAAATGCATCTGTGCAATTCACTTTTAATTATCTATCAGATAGAAATACTGCTATGGGATCAGATTCTCGTTTTTACTCGCCAAACTTAACGTTTAGAAAAAAGTTTATGGATGATAGATTGACAGCTACTTTGCAATGGCAAAATATAGATATGGGTTTATTTAATACCAATGAGCAACGTATTACAACATCTAGACCTAATGAGTTTTATACCACTACAAATTATGTGTACGAGGTAGATATGGTTTCTTTAAACCTTTCTTATACGTTTAATGCAGCTAAAGATAAATCGAAATTTATTGATAGTGAATTTGGGAAGAAGGAGTTTTAATAAATTACTTTCAACAATAAAAAATCCCCTTACAAATTCTGTAAGGGGATTTTTTTTATGATCTATATTTTGTCTTAATTGATCAAAGAATTATAGATTATAAAACTCCATACTTTCAACAATTAATTCTTCAGGAACTTTACAATCTAATTTGTAATCTTGGTAATCGTTTAATAAAACAAAATTTACTTGTCCGTTTATGTTTTTTTTATCGTGTTTTAATAATTCCATAATCGCAGAAAAGTCTTGTTTTAAAAGATGTGTTTTATTGTAAATAGACAAAACAACTTCTTTAACTTCATTCACTTTTTCTGTAGGGAAACCTAATAATTTAGCAGACATAAAACACTCACAAACCATCCCAATAGCAATTGCTTCACCATGAGTAAGGTTTTGTTTTTCTTCAGACTCTAGGTAAAAAGACTCAATTGCATGCCCTAATGTATGTCCGAAGTTTAAAACTTTACGCAAGCTTTGTTCTTTAGGATCTTGTAAAACAACCTCGTTTTTTATTTCAATAGATCTATATATTAAACTATTTATATCCAGGTCTTTATTGTGTTTTATCTCATTAAAAAGTTTAAGGTCGTAAGTAATACCGTATTTTAGTATTTCTGCAATACCAGATTTAATTTCTCTGTCTGTAACAGTCGTTAAATAATCAGTATCAACAATCACCATTTCTGGATTTGCAAACAAACCAATCTGATTTTTTAAGACACCTAAATCAACTCCTGTTTTTCCTCCAACAGAAGCATCTACCATAGATAATAAAGTAGTTGGAATGTTTACAAAGTCAATTCCGCGTTTAAAACAAGAAGCTACAAAACCACCTAAATCTGTAATTACACCACCACCTAAAGTAATAACTAAACTTTTTCTATCGCCACCTAATTCGGTAATTGCATTCCAAACACCACTACAAGTTTCTAGGTTTTTATTGATTTCTCCAGACTCAATTTCTATGACTTCGATACGTTTGTCTGTTTCTAAATTTGGTATAAATTTAGGGTAACAATGTTCCATCGTATTCTCATCAACCAAAATAAAGAGTGTAGAATAGTTATTTGTTGTAATTAAATTAGAAAGCTCTTTGTATGCTTTGTCTTGAAAATGAACTGGATATGTTACTGCTTTGATAGATTTCATAGATAAATTAATAAGAGTGCAAATTAAAAATAAAATATTCAATTATTACCATTCTATAGTTATATTTGTTTTTACTAAAACGATATAGTATGAAACTTTTTGATAACACAGAAGTTGCT
Proteins encoded in this region:
- a CDS encoding TolC family protein; translated protein: MASLKQAKFFLNQAKEDQQILVNDILYNAALSYFNWLKTYHQNNVYKEFLTNAETRFKATKRAYLEGEKPAIDTTEAGITLKTRKLNLEKSRIKLVKSSLELSNFLWLNDNTPIELQEHIILDTNTINNVDVTFNIALFNNANFDINNHPKIKSLEYKIKSLNIDKNLKLNNLLPKLDVQYNFLTENGNQINTLNTQNYKAGINFKVPLFLRKERGDFKLSKIKLQDKKLENEIAKVAIKNKVTAIEQELASYTIQNRLTTDIVKDYGTLLKAKDRKFFLGESSLFLVNYREVKLIEAKLKAIDLENDFFKTKASLFKATVISIHE
- a CDS encoding peptidase domain-containing ABC transporter, which produces MESKQLTPWQRFVGVLKLEKRDILQIFYYAVFGGLVALSLPLGIQAIINLIQGAQLSTSWIVLVILVTIGVIFSGALQLMQLRIIETIQQRIFTRASFELSYRFPKIKMNELRNDYPPELANRFFDTLTIQKGLSKILIDVPTALLQIIFALILLSFYHPFFIVFGILLLLLIYIVFKFTAQKGLETSLIESKKKYKVAHWIQEVARALVSFKLSGNTNLALQKNDDLVSNYLEARENHFKILMLQFIQMIGFKVIVTASLLLIGGALVLNQEMNIGQFVAAEIIILLVIQSVEKLIIGLESFYDVLTSIEKIGQVVDKELEAQEGDKPLFKDGLTVELEGVSFGVENREKHIIKNVSFTLNPKSRILIMGESGAGKSTLLHLIAGIIEPISGNIYINNLSLSSLHLNHYRSQLGLSLSDETPFEGSIKNNLVFGNKEIKDETIYEALEIVGLTQFLKEQPKGLETVLYPEGKQMSYTIAKKLILARAIIKKPKIMILEDPLDQFNLEETVRIINYLTDAKRPWALIVASSKKSWRTQSKETIILEKGEIKSIN
- a CDS encoding TetR/AcrR family transcriptional regulator; translation: MKNLLSVLKISVPDKIFIKDPETSVLGKKIIEHGILLIDEIGFKAFTFKKLGAKISSNESSIYRYFESKHKLLLYLSSWYWAWIEYQLVIETFSISNSDEKLEKAIDVVTRTAKEDDNFSHINKSLLYKIIINESSKSFLTKEVDSDNKEGYFEVYKRVITRISNMILEVNKKYPFALSLASTIVVGSLHQHYLKDHFPVITNYKTAETPTHFFIHLVKATIK
- a CDS encoding cold-shock protein, whose product is MAKSQQTFSKSEKEKKRLKKRLDKQKKMDARKAEKDENGSTGIQFAYVDHNGNLTDTPPDPELKVEYELEDIQISVTKKEDLPEEDPVRKGKVSFFDSSKGFGFIIDLENNEKYFTHVSGLIDEIAENDKVSFELERGMRGMNAVKVKKV
- a CDS encoding AraC family transcriptional regulator yields the protein MLINNKIDTYNKISEYNDIKIEKFDVTKRYTKPHKHNKYLEIVFFIKGTGFHHVDLKSYKIKPSTVFVIKKDEVHHWEITTKPKGYVIIIKEAFLQKTLDKFINHQLLKLQHTSKIKTTKKDASLKALFKSLVWEKQQDVINREAVEGGLKALFSKLVDYAPLNKVESTDLVLLFTDVLSRRLKNNVNFYAEHLNTTPQNLNAICRKEYGKSASDIIADHIIKEVQRRLLYTNETISDVAYSLGFKDSSHFTKYFKRYTGETPKQFKKLKKTI
- a CDS encoding carboxypeptidase-like regulatory domain-containing protein; protein product: MNLKKWTFLLLTLIISQMATAQLTGKVIDAEDNYPLEYATVALYETNNKTLVTGVVTDSNGTFSIASIKPGSYYLEASFLGYKVHTIASFVYENRNEKKDL
- a CDS encoding TonB-dependent receptor plug domain-containing protein, coding for MDRQVFNTKKYQSTVGGNAVDVVKNLPSITVDGLGDISVRGSKGFTVLINGKPTQGDASTILAQLPANALESVELITAPSAKYDPEGKGGILNIITKKAAINGTFAQVNVRGGFPSI
- a CDS encoding outer membrane beta-barrel family protein, encoding MFIVNALENKTTFLPSDGERSFDEITYNGRFNVDYTPNKSNTYSIGFFAGKRTKERLADIVYYDNHSISPIGGNDRDYTFAYYNHNLRIRKGDFALGSFDYAHKFDNNSKISTSILYEYTFLGGPTENDNLGHPDNTIVYQQEYNTNDNPLYGTRFNLDYQWKPFSFGTLETGYQFRDLDHTGKFVYERDGLLVPEFSSDVSLKRTIHSGYAQVTDSKSKWEYAAGVRLESMDRVYKEALQSEVLENTYNYDFVKLFPSASLQYKVNENTNIKTAYSKRVERTTTFKMNSFAEREHSEVFEQGDNTLLPEFIDLVELGITKNLKGGNAIYATAYFRHVDNVINRVNTLAYESNGAVLDSIINRVYSNVGKSNAIGLEVGATIKPTQNWTNSIGANVYNYAIDGVLNFKHRDGVDRNYTIDSKSTIYSFNLNSTYNFWENASVQFTFNYLSDRNTAMGSDSRFYSPNLTFRKKFMDDRLTATLQWQNIDMGLFNTNEQRITTSRPNEFYTTTNYVYEVDMVSLNLSYTFNAAKDKSKFIDSEFGKKEF
- the aroB gene encoding 3-dehydroquinate synthase, giving the protein MKSIKAVTYPVHFQDKAYKELSNLITTNNYSTLFILVDENTMEHCYPKFIPNLETDKRIEVIEIESGEINKNLETCSGVWNAITELGGDRKSLVITLGGGVITDLGGFVASCFKRGIDFVNIPTTLLSMVDASVGGKTGVDLGVLKNQIGLFANPEMVIVDTDYLTTVTDREIKSGIAEILKYGITYDLKLFNEIKHNKDLDINSLIYRSIEIKNEVVLQDPKEQSLRKVLNFGHTLGHAIESFYLESEEKQNLTHGEAIAIGMVCECFMSAKLLGFPTEKVNEVKEVVLSIYNKTHLLKQDFSAIMELLKHDKKNINGQVNFVLLNDYQDYKLDCKVPEELIVESMEFYNL